tttcaaaacaaagatCTATGGACAAATCTACTTTTCACATTGAAAAAGGCATTAACTGTCAGGCTTAAGTTTTTCAACTACCCAGTGAGGTTATTATAATTTGAACAAAATTCCCAATTTGTTTATGTGCAAAGAGCTTTGAAATGTTGCCCATAATGCACGTGTGAGTCAGTGGAGATGAATTCACATGTGCTTCTCCTTTccccacaggaaaataaaaaccattagCAAGACCACCATCTTTATGCACTTACATTAGAGAACTGAATGAAATATGTTGTTATTTCTTCTACCTCAGATTGTAGTCtagtagataaatagataaacattTCCTAAATTCATTACTACAtttttgaataagaaaatcaaaatcTTTTTATTCTAACAAAGGATATAAACAATGTCAATACATATACCTGTGAACTTGGGCTGAAATAGTCTtctctatttattaattttagctAAGCTTGACTACTTGTATCAATGAGAGAAAATTCACTTTTTCcctctgaattttaattttttcttgttttttgtaaAGGGTAAAGTTCTTACTTTTTGTGAATTCTCTAAAGCTGTGTACTAAGCAGTAGTCTTTTGACAAATGAGTATTGATGAAATGCAGAGAACAAAAGTAACACAACTTTAATTTGTTAAAACTGTCCTGCCGATCACTTTGTTCATGGCTTCTTTCACATCTTTGTTCCTCAGACTGTAGATCATGGGGTTAAACATGGGGATCACCGTGGTGTAAAACACAGCCACCATCTTCCCCTGCTCCACAGACTCCTCTGTGGGACGTCTGAGATACATGAAAATAAGGGTTCCGTAGAACATGACGACAGCTGTCAAATGGGacccacaggtggagaaggccttgCGCCTCCCTTCCGCTGAGTTCATCCTTAGAACGGCGATGAGGATGAACAGGTAAGATATGATAACTACAGTTAGAGAATATACGAAGTTAATGCCAGCGAGTATGAGCATCGTATATTCTTTTACAAAGGTTCCAGCACAGGCCATTTTGATGAGAGGTGGGTCTGCACAGTAGAAGTGGTTGATCTCAACCTTCCCACAGAAATACAAGCCATAGGTCCATAATGTTGCTGCCAGACTAATCGGAAAACCATACACATACGGGAAAGAAATCAGTCGGATACAGACAGCCCTTGACATTTTGCTGCCATAGAGCAAAGGGTTCCCAATGACCATGTATCTGTCAAAGGCCATCACAGCAAGAATAAAAACGTCTACATGGACGagagcaataaaaaagaaacactgtaCCAAACAGCCAGCGTATGAAATCGTTTTTGTCTCTGATAACAGGTTTTCCAGCATTTTAGGAGTGACATTGGAGGAAAACCACACATCAACAAATGACAAATGACTCAAAAAAAAGTACATGGGGCTGCCGAGTTGTGGACTGACCTTAATTAACAGGATCATGCCGATATTACCCACCAAGGTGATCAGGTAGACCAGCAGGAAAATGACGAACAAGAGAACTTGCCATTCCCGACGACTGGTTAGTCCCAAAAGAATAAACTCTGTCACATCCATGAAGTTgagcattttctcttctttaagtCAATGTTCAATACAAACTTCTATGATAAGttttagtaaataaatttaaaatcaaatgtTGATTATTCtcaatttacattttattcatgctctcttttatttttttaattaaataactaTGACTTCATTTTGACAGTCTTTTTCAGCAATTTTTTTCTGAGCATCTGCTGTTTAACAAGCTCCCTGAAGGTATCTACATTGACAAATATAATACACTGACCCACTTACATAAGAGTTGTACAAAATGTGATTGAAACATGCTATTCCTAAAAATTGTAATTGTCCAAATGTccaagtgtatatgtgtgtgtgtgtattcagttgtgtccgactctttaggactccagggactatagcccaccagagtctttccaggcaaaaatactggagtagattgccatttcctcctcaaggggatcttcccaacccagggctgaaccggagtctcctgcattggcaggtggattctttaccacttagctaccagggaagctcaagactATTTCTTAAATATCCCTTGCTTTCAACTGGCATTTTGGTAATTAttcattttaagatatttatgGAGGGTaagatttctctttttaatgtcactcaaaaataatattttttctcctttttaatataaGCATGTTCTCCaggattatgggcttcccttgtggctcagactgtaaagtgtcttcctgcaatgtgggagacctgggttcaatccctgggtcaggaagatcccctggagaaggaaatggcaacccattccaggattcttgcctagagaatcccatggacaggggaacctggtgggctgctgtccatagggtcgcatagagttggacacgactgaagtgacttagcatgcatgcatgcatccagtactcttgcctggaaaattccatggatggaggagcctggtgggctacagtccatggggtcacaaagagtcgggcaagactgaCCGACTTCCCTATCACTTCCAGGATTATAGGGCAAAACCATTTAATCCAATAAACTGTCAGCCCTAAAGATcagataaaatttgtttttaatctaaCCTCATACTTGGACTCATTTAAAGAGGGACAAACTGTTCACAGTAATCTTTGAAATAAAGGATTAAATTACTTACACACTTTCATATATTGTGTGTATTCCCTGGATAAGGACTCTGACAAACCTAGCATGTAATTATAATCTACTAGACACCCTCCACTGTTATGTTCTGCAGATTCAAAGATAAGACCAGGAGATCAGTGTCACTAGTGAGAAGTGGTAGTAATGTAATTAAACCTTGTAAAATCATGATGTATTCCTACAGTGTTATAATACGGGGATAAAGCAGGGAATGATTGACTCTTCCGTGGAGATCCAGTGGTCTAGGAAAGctacaaatttattttcaaatacagaTTGTATCATATGAACCTCTCCAGGACAGTACTTCACAAAATATTTTCCTGAGAAAATACTAGTGCCTTGCATTCTGTTAATAAGTATTATGGAGGAAAATCCACAAGCGTTTATTCatcaaaaaatgagaaatttttgtGTCTTATCCAAATTCTTATAATTATGCAACTTACCTCATAAAATATGCAAAACAGTTTGGGAAAGAATTCTAATACACTTAGTCTAGCTAGCATTTACTTAGCTTTaaatgagagaaaggagaaagagataGAGGTGACTTTAAAAGGATGTGCATAGGTTTTATGCAATCATGACACCATTGTATACAAGGGACTTGAGCTTCTGCAGATTTGGGGATCCTGGGGAGATAGGGTGGAGGGTGATGCTCTAGAAGCAATCCTTCTGAGATACGAAGGAGAGCCATATTTGTCCTAAATGTGCCACAGTATCATTTTGAGCTGCTTATGAACCTGCTCAGTCCAAGGGAACCAGAACAATAAAAACGGAACACAGAACTGTTTGTAAACCACCCAACAATGCAgcttaataaaaagttttaaaaatagtatgttAGCTTTTGAATAAGATGAATGTcctcaacaaaaaaaaaaaggatttttaaagattGAGATATTAATGAAAGATATGTTTTAGACACCATCATAAATgatagagaaaatataaagatgaagGAGAGATTCTGAATGTGGAAAGAGATTACAAATATGTTAATAGAGCATGTTGATATTGTGCTAACAAAATGTGCCAGGATTttccacttatttttaaaacagcagaAGAGGAATTTTTATTTGGAATGTCAGATCTCACTGCATCTAACTGTACCAAGGATGATCCAGAAAGATGATATAAAAGATCAGTGTTGTTAGTACTTCACAAAGGGAAAACACATGAAAACCTGTGTGGTGGTTAGACAGGTAATTGAGAGCTCTGAGGAACTCACAGGGAAAATGGAATAGTCAGATCTGATCTTAGGAATTATGGAGACTGGAAAAAAGAGAAGGGTTTGGAGACAGACGGTTTTGCTCACCAccttcttcaggcaaaaatatacacacaaactACCCATATTGTATCTCCCTGGATTTCAAATTAAGTTACCAGTAATTGTAGATTATTTTCCCCCAGGACCAGAAAAGAGGAAACATTAAGTATTCCAGTTAGAGAATTCTGTTTCTGTTGTAAAGTGGTTTTGAATTCTGGCCCCATGACTTATTTTGTGAACTTAGGCAGGCTTTGCTCTTAGTTtgttttgtgtttcatttttctgtgtcttAAGATGATGTAACAAGTATTAATTAACAGTATTAACTTCATTGTTTGAGAGTATGAAAAGACATATTCAGctctctagcaaccccatgggtggtagcccaccagattcctctgtccatgggattctccaggcaagaatactggagtgagttgccatttcctcctccaataatAAATAAGAAGGTGCAATTATTACTGAATGCACTTGTGGAAACTGTAGCTTCATTAATAGCTTTTAATCATCAAATATTCaaatctaaatataaaatttctgtCTCTGACAAATAGACACCTCCATACATGgataatataaatg
This sequence is a window from Bubalus kerabau isolate K-KA32 ecotype Philippines breed swamp buffalo chromosome 15, PCC_UOA_SB_1v2, whole genome shotgun sequence. Protein-coding genes within it:
- the LOC129627937 gene encoding olfactory receptor 5M3, whose protein sequence is MLNFMDVTEFILLGLTSRREWQVLLFVIFLLVYLITLVGNIGMILLIKVSPQLGSPMYFFLSHLSFVDVWFSSNVTPKMLENLLSETKTISYAGCLVQCFFFIALVHVDVFILAVMAFDRYMVIGNPLLYGSKMSRAVCIRLISFPYVYGFPISLAATLWTYGLYFCGKVEINHFYCADPPLIKMACAGTFVKEYTMLILAGINFVYSLTVVIISYLFILIAVLRMNSAEGRRKAFSTCGSHLTAVVMFYGTLIFMYLRRPTEESVEQGKMVAVFYTTVIPMFNPMIYSLRNKDVKEAMNKVIGRTVLTN